AGTTCGTCTCGTCGAGCGGCAGGTTGCCGATCTGGACGACCGAACCGGGGTCGCGGGCGGGGTTCGGGTAGGCCCGCTCGGTCACCGGGTCCTCCAGGGCCGGCTGCTCCAGGACGGCGTTGTGCGCGAAGTCGTCCGGGTGGTCCGGGTGGTTGGACCAGCCGAAGAACAGCTGCACGTCGGGGTTCGGGTCGTCGGGGAACCCGTCGCCGTTGGAGTCGACGTACGTCGGGAACCCGGCGTCGGCGTACACGCCGTTCTGCTGGCGTGCGGGCGAACCCTCCTTGGAGAGGGTGTGCGTCCCGGCGATGCTCATGGCGTGGTTGTGGTCGGCGGTGATGACGATGAGGGTGTCGTCGCGGTCCTTCGCCCACTCCTTGACGGCGGCGAGCGCCTGGTCCAGCTCGATCGTGTCGTAGACCGCGCGGGGGCCGTCGAGCGGGTGCTCGGACTTGTCGATGGACGCACCCTCCACCATGAGGAAGAAGCCCTTGTCGTTCTTCTCCAGGACCTTCAGGGCGGCCTGTGTCATCTCGACCAGGCCGGGCTGGTCGGTGAAGTCGCCGAGGACCTGCGGGTTCGGCGTGACCTGGCGGTCGATGTAGACGTTGAGGTGGCTCAGGGTGAAGGTGCCCAGCAGCTTGTCGGGGGTCCCGGCCGCCATGACGGCGGCGAGTTCGGTCCGGGTCCCGGCGTAGGCGAAGCCCTTGTCCTTGAACTCCTCGATGAGGTTCCGGTCGTCCTTGCGCTTGGAGCCCTTCTCCGACTGCGGCAGGAAGGTCGCCCGGCCACCGCCCATGAAGACGTCGGGCATCTGGCCGGGCTCGAGGGCCTGGTCCATGATGCTGACGTACTCGGACCGGCGACGCGTGTGCGCGAACACCGCGGCCGGGGTGGCGTCCTGCACCTCGGCGGTGGTGACGATGCCGACGGACATGCCGCGGGCCCTCTTGAGGACCTCGGCCATCGTCTCGACGTGCGGGCTCGCGGCGGGGTCCTCGGAGTTCCCGGGGTACACGCCCATCGCGTTGACCGCGGACTTGTGGCCGGTCATGTAGGCGGACATGGAGTTCGCCGAGTCGGTGGCGATGGAGTCGCAGCCCGACGTCGTGACGTTCCCACGGTGCTCCATGGTGTCCATCTCGAGCAGGGCCTTGTACTTGCCTTCCACGATGCCCTTGGACAGGATGCGCGCGCCGGTGATGGCGGCCTGGCCCATGCCGTCGCCGAGCAGGAAGACGACGTTCTTGGCGGTCTTCCCCTTCGCGTCGGACAGGACGACCTCGTGGACGACCTCCTGCGAGGCCGACCCCTTCGAGGAGCTGACGGCGGCGGCGATGCGGTAGGTGCCCGCGGCGGGGTAGACGAGGTTCTTGAACGTCACCTCGACCGAGTCGGATGCCGAGCTGGTGCGGACCGGGGCGGGGCTCAGGAGCGGGGCGGGGCCGCTGCCGTCGCTGACCTTGATGACGATCTTGGTCGTCTCCGGGTCGACGCCGGTCGCCTCGATGCGCAGGTCGAAGGTGGCGCCGACCTGGAACTTCGCACGGTCGATGGGCAGGATCCGCACGGCGGAGCCGGTCGAGGTCGCGGCCTGGACGATCCGCCGCACCGTGGTGCCGAAGTGGGCGTCCTTGACGTGGAGCTGGGCCGGGACGTACGCCGGCGCGGCCGACGCCGAGGAGGCGTCCACCAGACCCTTGCCGAAGACGACGGCGGTCGCGAGACCGCCGGTGCCGAGCAGGCCGCGGCGGGTGAAGAACCCGCGCCGTTCCTGCGTTCCGTCCTCGGTGGGGGTGTTCTGCGTGTCGGACACGAGGGTCCTCTCGTCTGGGGTTCACCCGGCGCTGGGCGCCGGCTCCGGGGGCAGGCACAAGCTGACAGGGCACCGGAAATGGTGGGCGAACTCACCGCGAACGCCGGGTGCACGGTGGGTGCCCCGAGCAACTCGGACGGGTCAGGCGCGGGGTCGGGGTGGTGCCAGGTCCGGGACGGGCCGGAACCACAGGAACCCCTGCGCGTAGCCGCAGCCCCGGTCCCGCAGGAAGTCCGCCTGCTCGACCGTCTCGACGCCCTCGGCCACGGTGTGCAGGTCGAGCGCCCGCGCGATCGCCAGGACCGCTTCGACGAGCGCTTCGTCGCCGCGGTCCCGGCCGATCCCCGAGACG
The sequence above is a segment of the Kineococcus endophyticus genome. Coding sequences within it:
- a CDS encoding alkaline phosphatase — protein: MSDTQNTPTEDGTQERRGFFTRRGLLGTGGLATAVVFGKGLVDASSASAAPAYVPAQLHVKDAHFGTTVRRIVQAATSTGSAVRILPIDRAKFQVGATFDLRIEATGVDPETTKIVIKVSDGSGPAPLLSPAPVRTSSASDSVEVTFKNLVYPAAGTYRIAAAVSSSKGSASQEVVHEVVLSDAKGKTAKNVVFLLGDGMGQAAITGARILSKGIVEGKYKALLEMDTMEHRGNVTTSGCDSIATDSANSMSAYMTGHKSAVNAMGVYPGNSEDPAASPHVETMAEVLKRARGMSVGIVTTAEVQDATPAAVFAHTRRRSEYVSIMDQALEPGQMPDVFMGGGRATFLPQSEKGSKRKDDRNLIEEFKDKGFAYAGTRTELAAVMAAGTPDKLLGTFTLSHLNVYIDRQVTPNPQVLGDFTDQPGLVEMTQAALKVLEKNDKGFFLMVEGASIDKSEHPLDGPRAVYDTIELDQALAAVKEWAKDRDDTLIVITADHNHAMSIAGTHTLSKEGSPARQQNGVYADAGFPTYVDSNGDGFPDDPNPDVQLFFGWSNHPDHPDDFAHNAVLEQPALEDPVTERAYPNPARDPGSVVQIGNLPLDETNCVHTVEDVFIGASGPGSQGFATLLDNTEVFHTICAALGLQIPTYSLKSTAGKLAETEVAAAETTTSAPAATTGALVS